In Paraflavitalea devenefica, the following are encoded in one genomic region:
- a CDS encoding DHA2 family efflux MFS transporter permease subunit, producing the protein MSSPKGFAKFIIVLTTVTAAVMELIDTSIVNVGLSEMAGSLGVNIEDVSWVITAYAIANVIIIPMTGWLAEYFGRKNYYIVSMIIFTIASYMCAQSTNLVELIVWRFIQGIGGGALLSTSQAILFDSFKPEDRPMAAGLFGMGLILGPTLGPTVGGYLIEHFSWPWMFLVNLPVGVIATILAMIFIDKKEGEGKKKDQLSIDYMGIALLMVGIGCLQFVLERGESEDWFSSNAIRVSAVLAAIGVIGFIVWELKTSTPVVNLRILKKRSYAFTLVFTFVAGLGLFTSVFVYPVLAQRVLGYSALETGLSLLPPTLAGVIMMPVIGRMMSKGVSPIPFIVVGFILFTIYCWTSAGVSPDVGRWAFFIPLLIRAFGISMSQLPLINQAVAGLPPKDYAAGISLNNMIRQIGGAFGIALANNFISQRYAQHRNNMVANTYDGAAAFTERVNAITGNMIAQTGSDITTATAKAHKIIDLAVDKQAYYLAYLDTFRLIGIFFLLVLPLVVFLRVKKKPAQDPKAAKEAMEAAH; encoded by the coding sequence ATGTCCAGTCCAAAAGGATTTGCCAAATTTATAATAGTCCTCACTACCGTAACGGCCGCCGTTATGGAGCTGATAGATACCTCTATCGTGAACGTGGGGTTGAGTGAGATGGCCGGTAGCCTAGGCGTAAACATTGAAGATGTAAGCTGGGTGATCACGGCCTATGCCATCGCCAATGTGATCATCATACCTATGACCGGCTGGCTCGCTGAGTACTTTGGCCGCAAGAATTACTACATCGTATCCATGATCATCTTCACCATTGCCTCCTATATGTGTGCGCAATCAACCAACCTGGTGGAACTGATTGTATGGCGGTTTATACAAGGTATTGGCGGCGGGGCTTTATTATCTACTTCGCAGGCTATCCTGTTCGATTCATTCAAGCCGGAAGACCGGCCCATGGCCGCAGGTCTGTTTGGAATGGGATTGATATTAGGGCCTACGCTCGGCCCTACCGTAGGCGGCTATCTCATAGAACACTTCTCCTGGCCCTGGATGTTCCTGGTAAACCTGCCCGTAGGTGTCATTGCCACCATACTGGCCATGATCTTCATTGATAAAAAAGAGGGCGAAGGGAAGAAAAAAGACCAGCTATCTATTGACTACATGGGTATAGCATTACTAATGGTGGGCATTGGTTGTTTACAGTTTGTACTGGAGAGAGGGGAATCGGAAGATTGGTTTAGCAGCAATGCCATCCGTGTAAGCGCTGTATTGGCAGCAATAGGTGTAATCGGGTTTATAGTTTGGGAATTGAAGACATCAACACCGGTAGTGAACCTGCGCATACTGAAAAAACGGAGCTATGCATTCACGCTCGTTTTTACTTTTGTAGCCGGGCTTGGTCTTTTTACCTCTGTATTCGTTTATCCGGTATTGGCACAACGGGTATTGGGTTATTCAGCGTTGGAAACGGGCTTATCCCTCTTACCGCCTACACTGGCCGGTGTGATCATGATGCCCGTCATTGGCCGCATGATGAGCAAAGGTGTTTCGCCTATACCATTCATTGTTGTAGGCTTTATCCTATTCACCATTTATTGCTGGACAAGCGCCGGTGTAAGTCCGGACGTAGGCCGCTGGGCATTTTTTATTCCCCTGCTTATCCGGGCCTTTGGTATCTCTATGTCGCAATTGCCATTGATCAATCAGGCAGTAGCAGGACTTCCACCCAAAGACTATGCGGCCGGCATTTCCCTCAACAATATGATACGGCAGATAGGTGGCGCCTTTGGTATTGCCCTGGCCAACAACTTTATCAGCCAGCGCTACGCCCAGCACAGGAACAACATGGTGGCCAACACCTATGATGGCGCAGCAGCTTTTACAGAAAGAGTAAATGCTATAACCGGTAACATGATTGCCCAAACAGGCAGTGATATTACCACCGCTACAGCCAAAGCGCATAAAATAATAGACCTGGCAGTAGACAAGCAGGCTTATTACCTCGCTTACCTCGATACATTCAGGCTCATTGGTATTTTCTTCCTGCTGGTATTACCACTGGTAGTATTCCTGCGGGTGAAAAAGAAACCGGCCCAGGACCCTAAGGCCGCCAAAGAAGCGATGGAGGCAGCTCACTAA